A genomic window from Winogradskyella sp. J14-2 includes:
- a CDS encoding lamin tail domain-containing protein codes for MKIRVFIIALASLTYSFSQTDLLFLSKESIYTYNGDTTEVLFEGYNRGSNPSEMLTIDNQIYGLVENTSISDGNAIWRFNPADLIYEFVLGLDDTSGTNRPISNIIRGENGNFIFGIMEPNLFSGGQFAVSINLQTLEIIHLFNLESHDVDENTKMLHYNGKLYGTSLLGGANNLGFLYEFDLSNGIFTVLYSLSGNELRLNELVTGANGELYAVTQIGSFTLPGQVLEIDTENSTITPVFDLSFPVEQVYSNNDGFIYGIFEGASGYFIDRIDPVNNTQINVFQSTNGNNDNVLLPKRWAVIDDFSIHAYMPNTNTSVRLVSLNLNTLTSNVTTLPIPASKPALLNSELYTLDTENIFGRITKLEQSNTNTNEVFAFGNYGLGGSDIIMSSSGVFYGVTRFAENFLIPDGHTLFSFDPTAQTFNVIERARTNFNNTSNLEPGPFQIIELNGAIYIFCSSLSPGNSLSGAISKYNPSNDQLSLLHVFQGNNPSYFGFGWDNFAHGNSIYGLKYFNGGGNNTDNSSIFKLDTTNDAITVLYEGSAPASIRGGKTTNSGLFFEEVLSDNSRVIKLLDYTTNNITTCYQLNTSPSTIIDSQDIFTNLKNRIVELSNGDIYMIATVTDNNGQGGILKYDAANNSFNLVYQFNHDVEGFGQTPYIIKQYNNDDLQIFTANQNPSFVSTRILRFDSSNLSSPQLVYERNANPKLNTSSLLTSTNDITLINSSTGFDKVNTLGGSLEDAFDFNGAIRLPEAILDLTELDVDNPQISEIYFSEYVEGSGNNKALEIINNTGAPVNLSNYSIRLAFNGSSFGSPLSFPVGDIISDGSAYVIANSGLSVGCQGVENLVNNPMTSFNGNDAIGLFKNGVLIDIIGSEGNASNYAQNITLIRNSSVTGPSTTFDINQWTSLSQDDCSDLGDHTLNVDSSIVDKVLLYPNPTSGMLQISTAQSIKSLHLFDALGKTQQIKLSDRNIVDLSALAKGVYVLAIETNTGTINKKIIKQ; via the coding sequence ATGAAAATCCGAGTATTTATAATCGCTCTTGCGAGCCTTACCTATTCATTTAGTCAGACGGATCTTTTATTTCTTTCAAAAGAATCTATTTATACCTACAATGGAGACACCACTGAGGTTCTTTTTGAAGGTTATAATAGAGGAAGTAATCCTAGCGAAATGCTAACCATTGACAACCAGATTTATGGTTTAGTAGAAAACACATCGATTTCAGATGGTAATGCCATATGGAGGTTTAACCCAGCAGATTTAATTTATGAATTTGTTCTTGGTTTAGATGATACTTCTGGAACAAATAGGCCCATATCAAACATTATAAGAGGTGAAAACGGAAATTTTATTTTTGGTATTATGGAGCCAAATCTTTTCTCTGGTGGTCAATTTGCAGTAAGCATTAATCTTCAGACCTTAGAAATAATACATTTATTTAATTTAGAAAGCCATGATGTTGATGAAAATACAAAAATGCTTCATTACAATGGTAAACTCTACGGAACATCATTACTCGGCGGCGCCAATAATTTAGGGTTTTTATATGAGTTTGATTTATCTAACGGTATATTTACGGTACTCTACAGCCTCTCTGGTAACGAATTAAGATTAAACGAACTAGTCACTGGTGCCAATGGCGAACTTTATGCAGTAACTCAAATAGGGAGTTTTACATTGCCTGGTCAGGTGTTAGAAATTGATACGGAAAACTCAACCATCACTCCAGTTTTTGACTTAAGTTTTCCTGTAGAACAGGTCTACTCTAATAATGACGGATTTATTTATGGCATTTTTGAAGGAGCATCAGGATATTTTATAGATAGAATAGATCCCGTTAATAATACCCAAATAAATGTTTTTCAAAGTACAAATGGCAATAATGATAATGTATTATTACCGAAAAGGTGGGCTGTTATAGATGATTTTTCAATCCATGCATATATGCCCAATACAAATACATCAGTCCGTTTGGTTTCATTAAACTTAAACACACTGACTTCTAATGTAACCACTTTGCCAATACCAGCGTCAAAGCCAGCTTTACTAAACTCAGAACTATATACACTGGATACAGAAAATATTTTTGGCAGGATAACTAAGTTAGAACAAAGTAATACAAATACTAACGAAGTATTTGCTTTTGGAAATTATGGATTGGGCGGATCGGATATCATTATGTCATCCTCGGGTGTTTTTTACGGTGTTACAAGATTTGCAGAAAATTTTTTGATACCAGATGGTCATACGTTATTTAGCTTTGATCCTACAGCCCAAACATTTAATGTAATTGAACGGGCTAGGACCAATTTTAACAACACAAGCAATTTAGAACCAGGTCCTTTTCAAATTATAGAGCTAAATGGTGCTATCTACATATTTTGTTCCAGCTTATCACCAGGAAATTCTCTTTCTGGCGCTATTTCCAAATATAACCCTTCAAATGATCAATTGTCTTTACTACACGTCTTTCAGGGTAATAATCCCAGTTATTTTGGTTTTGGTTGGGACAATTTTGCACATGGTAATAGCATCTACGGTCTTAAATATTTTAATGGTGGAGGTAATAATACAGACAATTCTTCAATTTTTAAGTTAGATACTACCAATGATGCTATAACCGTTCTGTATGAAGGGTCTGCTCCTGCATCTATAAGAGGTGGTAAAACAACTAACTCAGGTCTGTTTTTTGAAGAAGTTTTATCAGATAACTCACGGGTAATTAAGCTTCTCGATTATACAACAAACAACATAACAACATGCTACCAGCTCAACACATCGCCTAGTACAATAATTGATAGTCAAGATATTTTTACTAACCTAAAAAATCGTATTGTAGAGCTGTCTAATGGAGATATTTATATGATTGCTACTGTTACGGATAATAATGGGCAAGGAGGTATCTTAAAGTACGATGCGGCCAACAATAGTTTTAATCTAGTTTACCAATTTAATCATGATGTAGAAGGGTTTGGCCAAACACCTTATATAATTAAGCAATATAATAATGATGATTTACAAATTTTTACGGCCAATCAAAATCCTAGCTTTGTTTCAACCAGAATACTGAGGTTTGATAGTTCTAATCTATCCAGCCCTCAACTTGTTTATGAGCGCAACGCTAATCCAAAGTTAAATACTAGTTCTTTACTAACATCAACTAATGATATAACCCTTATTAATTCATCCACAGGTTTTGATAAGGTTAATACTTTAGGCGGTTCTCTTGAAGATGCTTTTGACTTTAATGGGGCAATTCGCCTTCCTGAAGCAATACTAGATCTTACCGAATTAGATGTTGATAATCCTCAAATATCTGAAATTTATTTTTCAGAGTACGTTGAAGGAAGTGGAAACAACAAAGCCCTTGAGATTATAAATAATACAGGTGCTCCAGTTAACTTGTCTAATTATTCCATACGACTGGCATTTAATGGTAGTTCATTTGGTTCGCCACTAAGTTTTCCTGTTGGCGATATTATTTCAGATGGTAGTGCTTATGTCATTGCTAATTCTGGCTTGTCTGTTGGCTGCCAAGGAGTAGAAAATTTAGTAAATAATCCAATGACAAGTTTCAACGGAAATGACGCAATAGGTTTATTTAAAAATGGTGTATTAATAGATATTATCGGTTCGGAAGGTAATGCAAGTAATTATGCTCAAAACATAACCCTAATCAGAAATTCATCCGTTACGGGTCCAAGTACAACGTTTGATATTAATCAATGGACAAGTCTTTCCCAAGATGATTGCTCGGATTTAGGAGATCATACACTGAATGTAGATAGCTCTATTGTCGATAAAGTACTGCTTTATCCTAATCCAACTTCTGGCATGTTGCAGATTAGCACGGCTCAAAGTATTAAAAGCTTACATCTATTCGATGCCTTAGGCAAAACGCAACAAATTAAACTTTCTGATAGAAACATAGTAGATCTAAGTGCATTGGCCAAAGGCGTCTACGTTTTAGCCATTGAGACCAACACAGGTACAATCAACAAAAAAATAATAAAGCAGTAA
- a CDS encoding 5-formyltetrahydrofolate cyclo-ligase, translating into MTKHEIRKKYKVLRKSLSFVQVEELSLAIANQLLQLDIWDSSFYHIFLSIEEQKEVNSEYILNILAGKDKNIVVSKSNFEDCSMAHFLLTDNTTIRKNDYNIPEPDDGIDIKSSQIDVVFVPLLAFDKTGNRIGYGKGFYDRFLSNCKPETIKIGLSFFEAERGDFTASKDDIKLDYCVTPQKIYQF; encoded by the coding sequence ATGACAAAACACGAGATTCGTAAAAAATACAAAGTGTTGCGAAAATCACTGAGTTTTGTACAAGTGGAAGAACTCAGTCTTGCTATTGCAAATCAATTATTACAACTCGATATTTGGGATTCATCATTTTATCATATTTTTTTGAGTATTGAAGAACAAAAAGAAGTAAACTCAGAATACATCTTAAATATTCTGGCAGGAAAAGATAAAAACATAGTAGTATCTAAAAGTAATTTTGAAGATTGCTCAATGGCGCATTTTCTTTTAACAGATAATACCACGATAAGAAAAAACGATTATAACATTCCCGAGCCAGATGATGGTATTGATATTAAGTCATCACAAATAGACGTTGTTTTTGTTCCGCTCTTAGCTTTTGACAAAACTGGAAATCGTATAGGCTACGGAAAAGGGTTTTACGACCGTTTTTTAAGCAACTGCAAACCAGAAACCATTAAAATTGGCTTATCATTTTTTGAGGCTGAAAGAGGTGATTTTACTGCCTCTAAAGATGATATTAAATTGGACTATTGCGTGACTCCACAAAAGATTTATCAATTTTAA
- a CDS encoding succinylglutamate desuccinylase/aspartoacylase family protein, with product MSEKEVLHILGKKVGLGESAKVSFSVAKLHTQNTIEVPVIIERSKKTGPTVLITAGIHGDEVNGVEVVRQIISKGINKPKKGTIICIPVINVFGFIHMDREFPDGRDLNRVFPGAKSGSLASRVAHKLMSEIVPHADLILDFHTGGADRFNAAQIRIIKNEIVLDELAQVFGAPIIYYSKNLKKSFRNSCFKLGIPMLLFEGGKSFHIDNTVTNTGVNGVKRVLHHLGMLSTKFKASKPKKNCIKITDSKWIRANYSGIFKATVSVNTQVKKGDVLGHITDPYGSFNYFVKAPNNGYIFNVNESPIIYQGDAIFHISTKIKQ from the coding sequence ATGAGCGAAAAGGAAGTATTACATATTTTAGGCAAAAAAGTTGGACTAGGAGAAAGCGCTAAGGTTAGTTTTAGTGTTGCAAAACTGCATACCCAAAACACCATAGAAGTACCCGTTATTATTGAACGCTCAAAAAAAACAGGACCAACCGTTTTAATCACTGCTGGCATTCACGGAGATGAAGTCAATGGTGTTGAAGTGGTACGTCAAATCATTTCTAAAGGCATCAACAAACCCAAAAAAGGAACTATTATTTGTATTCCTGTTATTAACGTTTTTGGTTTTATACATATGGATCGGGAATTCCCAGACGGTCGAGATTTAAATCGTGTTTTTCCTGGAGCAAAAAGTGGCTCATTGGCAAGTAGAGTTGCACACAAACTAATGTCGGAGATTGTGCCACACGCAGATTTAATTTTAGACTTTCATACAGGTGGCGCAGACCGTTTTAATGCAGCTCAAATCAGAATTATTAAAAATGAAATTGTCCTTGATGAACTTGCACAAGTTTTTGGAGCACCGATTATTTACTATTCAAAAAATCTGAAAAAATCTTTCAGAAACTCTTGTTTTAAACTTGGTATTCCAATGCTATTATTTGAGGGAGGTAAGTCATTTCATATAGACAATACGGTTACAAACACTGGTGTAAATGGTGTTAAACGAGTATTGCACCACTTAGGTATGTTAAGCACCAAGTTTAAGGCCTCTAAACCTAAAAAAAACTGTATCAAAATCACAGACAGTAAATGGATAAGAGCTAATTACTCTGGCATATTTAAGGCAACTGTAAGCGTAAATACACAAGTAAAAAAAGGAGATGTTTTAGGGCACATTACAGATCCCTATGGCAGTTTTAACTACTTTGTAAAAGCACCTAATAACGGTTACATTTTTAATGTAAATGAGTCTCCAATTATATATCAAGGAGATGCTATTTTTCATATTTCTACAAAGATAAAACAATGA